A region of Larus michahellis chromosome 15, bLarMic1.1, whole genome shotgun sequence DNA encodes the following proteins:
- the LOC141751753 gene encoding adenylate cyclase type 10-like → MLEILSPHKGHINKVLLCDKGCTFLCVLGLPGNKLPCESLHALQSALEIFNSCSTMLEERETMSVAVTRGTMFCGVTGHPLRHEYTVLGQKVNLAARMMVHYPGLVSCDAVTYAASRLPASYFKELPEREMKGLRQPGPVCQYVGVTEER, encoded by the exons atgctagaaatcctctctcctcacaagggccacatcaacaaagtcctcctgtgtgataaa ggctgcacgttcctctgcgtgctgggactccctggaaacaagctgccctgcgagagccttcacgccctgcagagtgctctggagatcttcaactcgtgctccaccatgctcgaggaaagaga gacaatgtctgtggcagttaccagagggacgatgttctgcggagtcactggccacccgctgagacacgaatacacag tccttggccagaaggtgaacttggctgcccggatgatggtgcactaccctgggctggtgtcctgtgatgcagtgacctacgccgcctcccggctgcccgcttcctacttcaaggagctgccggagagagagatgaaaggcctcaggcagcctggccctgtctgtcaatacgtgggggtcaccgaggagaggtga